In one Brevibacillus composti genomic region, the following are encoded:
- a CDS encoding glycosyltransferase family 4 protein, which yields MRIAFYYDSSFDWNDQDLETKGVGGSQSALISITRELAKRHDVTIFNSTSREGRYHGVVYRHVNRFDHEERWDVFISFRCAVPPNVHASCKLHWCIDPGDNSVEKDHAYVDKIITISPFHTKMMRNIFHLSQSKIYEARLGVRADEYLSDFPKVQGKLIFCSAPERGLQHVPRIFERIKQRVPEASLVITMDYSLWGFDPDIAHYRRLFAGLDGIRYLGNVPRHQLIEEQKTSMVHLYPCDGPYEMFCLASLECQAAGTPTVATHQGALSTTVQDGYTGKLIYTLPDYDPDFYQTFADSVVQLLQDGPAWEKMSRQAKHRALSQFSYEGLVQELEQRFLEWSR from the coding sequence ATGAGAATCGCGTTTTACTACGACTCCTCCTTTGATTGGAATGACCAAGATCTGGAGACCAAAGGAGTCGGAGGTTCCCAATCCGCGCTCATTTCGATCACAAGAGAACTGGCCAAACGGCATGATGTCACCATCTTTAACAGCACCTCCCGCGAAGGGCGGTACCATGGCGTGGTCTACCGTCATGTGAATCGTTTTGACCATGAGGAAAGATGGGATGTGTTCATCAGCTTCCGCTGTGCCGTGCCTCCTAACGTACATGCCTCTTGCAAGCTCCACTGGTGCATCGATCCCGGGGACAACAGCGTGGAGAAAGACCATGCCTACGTTGACAAAATTATCACCATCAGTCCCTTTCACACCAAAATGATGCGCAATATTTTTCATCTGAGCCAAAGCAAGATCTATGAGGCCCGTCTAGGCGTCAGGGCGGACGAGTATCTCAGCGATTTCCCTAAGGTACAGGGGAAACTTATTTTTTGTTCGGCTCCCGAGCGCGGTCTGCAGCATGTTCCGCGCATTTTCGAGCGAATCAAACAGCGGGTGCCGGAAGCCTCTCTGGTGATTACGATGGACTACTCCCTCTGGGGCTTCGATCCCGATATCGCCCATTATCGCCGGCTTTTTGCAGGACTGGACGGCATTCGCTACCTCGGCAACGTGCCGCGACACCAGTTAATTGAAGAGCAAAAGACGAGCATGGTCCATCTCTACCCCTGCGACGGCCCCTACGAGATGTTCTGTCTTGCTTCCCTGGAGTGCCAGGCTGCCGGGACGCCTACCGTCGCCACCCATCAAGGCGCCCTCTCCACGACTGTCCAGGACGGGTATACGGGGAAACTGATCTACACGCTTCCCGATTACGATCCTGATTTTTATCAGACTTTTGCCGACTCCGTCGTACAGTTGCTGCAAGACGGTCCTGCCTGGGAGAAGATGAGCAGGCAAGCGAAGCATCGCGCTTTGAGCCAATTCTCGTACGAAGGCTTGGTGCAAGAACTGGAGCAGCGCTTTTTGGAGTGGTCCCGCTAA